Proteins found in one Salinimonas lutimaris genomic segment:
- the fkpB gene encoding FKBP-type peptidyl-prolyl cis-trans isomerase: protein MSDSVIGANSEVLMHFDLKLEDGSAADSTRVNKKPAKLVMGDGSLTPNFEACLLGLKEGDKKSFTLVPEDAFGEPLPENIHYMDRSRFSSDLNIEEGMIMAFAQPDGTEIPGIIRSVAGTSVTVDFNHPLAGQVVIFDVEILSVSQSQA, encoded by the coding sequence ATGTCTGATTCTGTAATTGGTGCAAACAGTGAAGTTCTGATGCACTTTGACCTAAAGCTGGAAGACGGCTCAGCCGCTGACAGCACACGGGTAAATAAAAAGCCCGCCAAACTGGTAATGGGCGATGGTAGCCTGACACCAAATTTTGAAGCCTGTCTGCTGGGGTTAAAAGAAGGTGATAAAAAGTCATTTACCCTGGTACCTGAAGATGCATTTGGTGAGCCGTTACCGGAAAACATCCATTATATGGATCGTAGCCGTTTTTCATCTGATTTGAATATTGAAGAAGGCATGATTATGGCATTTGCCCAACCAGACGGTACGGAAATACCGGGGATTATCCGCAGTGTGGCGGGTACCTCAGTCACCGTGGATTTTAACCATCCGCTGGCCGGACAGGTCGTTATTTTTGATGTTGAAATTTTAAGCGTTAGCCAGTCGCAGGCCTAA
- the ispH gene encoding 4-hydroxy-3-methylbut-2-enyl diphosphate reductase produces MQIHLANPRGFCAGVDRAITIVERALEMFKPPIYVRHEVVHNKFVVDGLRDRGAIFVDELHEVPDDSIVIFSAHGVSQAVRKEADSRGLKVFDATCPLVTKVHMEVTRASKTGTECILIGHAGHPEVEGTMGQYNNADGGIYLVESAADVATLEVKDTQNLYYCSQTTLSVDDTADVIDALRAKFPAINGPRKDDICYATQNRQDAVRELATDCEVLLVVGAQNSSNSNRLRELAEKVGAKAYLIADAQCIQQSWLEGVEHIGVTAGASAPEVLVKGVIDKLIEWGAVKATEREGREENVEFAVPKELRIKQVS; encoded by the coding sequence ATGCAAATTCATTTAGCCAACCCCCGCGGTTTTTGCGCTGGTGTAGACCGCGCAATTACTATTGTGGAACGCGCGCTGGAGATGTTTAAACCGCCCATCTATGTGCGTCATGAAGTAGTGCACAATAAGTTTGTCGTAGACGGTTTGCGTGACCGCGGTGCGATTTTTGTTGATGAACTACACGAAGTGCCCGATGACAGCATCGTAATCTTTTCTGCCCACGGCGTGTCTCAGGCAGTACGCAAAGAAGCCGACAGCCGTGGCCTGAAAGTGTTTGATGCGACCTGTCCGCTGGTGACCAAGGTGCACATGGAGGTGACCCGGGCCAGCAAAACCGGCACAGAATGCATTTTAATTGGCCATGCCGGTCATCCGGAAGTAGAAGGTACCATGGGTCAGTATAACAATGCTGATGGCGGTATTTATCTGGTGGAGTCGGCAGCCGATGTGGCCACACTGGAAGTAAAAGACACGCAGAATCTTTACTATTGCAGTCAGACCACACTTTCGGTTGACGACACGGCGGATGTGATTGATGCCCTGCGTGCAAAATTCCCGGCCATCAATGGCCCGCGCAAAGACGACATTTGTTATGCCACGCAAAACCGTCAGGATGCAGTGCGAGAACTGGCCACTGACTGCGAGGTGCTGCTGGTGGTCGGTGCTCAAAATAGTTCTAACTCTAACCGTCTTCGTGAGCTGGCTGAAAAGGTAGGCGCAAAAGCCTATCTTATTGCTGATGCCCAGTGTATTCAGCAAAGCTGGCTGGAAGGTGTTGAGCATATCGGCGTGACCGCTGGTGCGTCAGCCCCTGAAGTACTGGTTAAAGGCGTTATTGATAAGCTTATAGAATGGGGCGCTGTGAAAGCTACGGAGCGGGAAGGCCGTGAAGAAAATGTAGAATTTGCCGTGCCGAAAGAGTTGCGGATAAAGCAAGTTAGCTGA
- a CDS encoding type IV pilus modification PilV family protein codes for MRNVAHLKLERGVGLIEILVTLFILAIGLLGVASLQFVGSFANKDAISRTQSELVANQVAERLRAAAIPPLTGDGLVVHNQYFASANYNFSGLSCTGDPYDCHCLSRPADVPDCEGNQCSALEVAQYDGWALSCAAVQTNPTTQLSVTCTDLIAGDASSCSAGSMIHILVSWPVHTAGNQQYSLHSRCNPSTGDKNSCIFKDILL; via the coding sequence ATGCGCAACGTGGCGCACCTGAAACTTGAACGTGGTGTAGGGTTAATCGAAATTCTGGTGACCCTGTTTATCCTGGCAATCGGACTGCTGGGTGTGGCCTCGTTACAGTTTGTTGGTTCATTTGCAAATAAAGATGCTATCAGCCGAACTCAGTCTGAGCTGGTAGCTAATCAGGTTGCTGAGCGTTTAAGAGCAGCAGCCATCCCCCCTCTGACTGGCGATGGTTTAGTGGTGCATAACCAGTATTTTGCCAGCGCTAATTATAACTTCAGCGGCTTAAGCTGTACCGGCGACCCCTACGATTGTCACTGTCTTTCCCGTCCGGCAGATGTACCGGACTGCGAAGGTAATCAATGCTCTGCACTGGAAGTGGCTCAGTATGATGGCTGGGCATTATCCTGTGCGGCGGTGCAGACCAATCCGACTACTCAGCTTTCTGTTACCTGCACAGACCTTATCGCGGGTGATGCCAGTAGTTGTAGTGCAGGTTCGATGATTCATATTCTGGTCAGCTGGCCGGTGCATACCGCAGGGAACCAGCAATATTCTCTGCACAGCCGGTGTAACCCTAGTACCGGCGATAAAAACTCCTGCATATTTAAGGACATTTTGCTATGA